In the genome of Dyadobacter fermentans DSM 18053, the window GGCCATTCGGACCATCCACTCTTTCTTTTGACCAAATGCTGACTGCAAGGTGCAAGCTGTCAACATAAACAGCATTAATAGAAACGTCTTCATCTGATTTTCATTTAGGATTGGAATACGCCGCGCGCCGGGCAGCGTTCGGCTCAAAGGTTGTTTGGGTCAGTGAATACAGTTTCAATGTACAAATATCACACGAACACCCAGCTGGTTGGTTAACTTACGGAATTAGTTTAATTTACAAAGTTCCATAACCCTTAAATCAGACACATGGCATTTAAACCGCTGGGAAAACAGCATTACTACCTCATCGCCAAACATAGCGGCAAAGCCCTTGGATTCTCCTCCGACACCCTTGGCAATGGGCTTCGTCAAATGGCTCTCGACCCTAACAACAACCTTCAAAAGTTCCGTTTTGACCCTGGTAACAATTTCCATTGGCTGGTAATGCCTCATTATGGCCGCTATGTAGCGGTACACGACAGTTCGCAGGCAGACGGCGTGCCGGTGATCTTATGGCAGTGGGCGCCGACCCAGGAGAATATCCGTTTCCGCCTGGAACCGGCGGGTGGTGGCTATTACCGCATTAAGGCAGTCCATAGCGAGAAGTTTTTCGATGTATATCTGGCGAAAACCACTGATGATGCCGGAGTGGTACAGCATTCGTTAATGGCATCAGAAAATCAACTTTTTAAACCGGTACCTGTGATAGACCAGGCGGTGGGGGCTAATGCCACATCGTATGCCGAGGTTAATGAATTGATCCGGACGGGCGCATTGGGTCTGATCGGTTTGATTCCTGACGGCGGGGGCGCACTTAAATTTCTGGTGGGATTGTTCTGGACCGAACACAACAAACTGGCCGACCTCTGGGACCAGATGAAAAGCTACGTGGATGTCCGTGTACGCGAACTGCTCAAAGAGGCGCAGCTGAAACAGTTAAGGGAAATGCTGGCAGGACAGTTGAAGGTACTCAATGAAATTAAAAACTCCCCCGGTTTGAAAGGGACGAAACTCGAAGATGTGATTCTGAAGATAGTGGAAAAGGAGCCGCACTTTCTCGAGCAATCCAAAGAAGTATTGCCTTATATGGTAGGACTCGGCACGATCATGATCACATTGAGGCATATGATGGTAGCCAATTACAAAGACCTGTTTGGCAAAGACCCTGACCAGGAGACACTTGACTCCAATAAAGCCAAGCTAAGGAGTAGTATAAAGGAGTACTCAGATGCCGTAAATAAGAGTAAAGTGGAGCTACTGGAATGGCGGATGTCACATATCAAAGATCGGAACGATGACCAGCAGGCAGGTGTGGGATGGACATCTACCGTGCGGGATACCTATGATGGTTGGTCCATGGAATGGCATATATATGAAAATGGGAACGGTGATGAGGACTACAAGGTTCGCGCGCAAACGCTGTGCAACAGCGCAGAAACCAGATTAGGACTCAATATGAATGTGAATTGAACGAGTTTTTGCGCGCAGCCAAATTCTGGCCCTATTTCGATCCCGCATCAACCACATATAGAGAAACGGTCATCAAAAAAGAAGTCGGTTCCTTCGGCGGGCCGTATTCGCATAACCCTTTCACGGGTGTGGATGGACAACCCATCACAAAAATCATCGCCCATTCCAACAATGCAAGCACACTGTGCGGCCTCGAGGTGTTCTACGACGGCAGGTCGTCTGGCCTGAAAGGCGCCCGGGGTACCAATTCGAGCAGTATCGTGTTGGAGGAAGGCGAGTATATTACCAGTGTATACGGGTACCTTCGCAACATTATCGAGGGGGTATGGTTCACCACTCAAAAAGGGAATACAGTTGGTGCGGGCAACCGGGCACCGCACTACGCACGCCACTTGTTTTGCGCTGATATCGCCGACAGTTTCAACCCGAAGCTGGCAAAAATCTCCGGTTCATACAACGGCGATACGATCGAACACCTCACATTCCATTGGGAGTATATTGATTAGTGCATAGGAAAAGTTTTAACAGCTGTCATAATATTCGTTAACTCACGCAACCCAAAATACGGAATATCCTGTCAATACACCCAGCGGCTAATTGGCTGATCAGTTGTGATCTGGCCAGTGGAGGGAGCGCCAGAGATAAACATTTCAACGCTCCCCGCTGGCTGAAATAGCCGCTTCAGTGTATTCTTTTTAACATTAAATCAATTCCGTATGAAGTTTGCTCACCGATTAACGACTTGCCTTCTGCTACTGACAGTCTTGGGCTGTCAGAAAGCAGATGAAACGCTCTCGCCCGAAGGGCCGGCATCTAACCCGGACCGGATTGCCACGACGAACCTCCGGCTTAAACAAATGCTGGTCAGCGGAAACAACAATGGTCTTGGACCTATGTTTGTCAATACCTATTTCACTTACGCACAGGGGCGCAACCTTGAAAAGGTCACTATTCCCACGCAGACTTATGCCGGCGTTACGACCTATCTGTACACCTACGACGAGCAGGGGCGTGTGATTGCCAGCCGGTACCTGCGCGAAACCCCTGATAACAACAATTTCAGAGGCTCGCAGTCCAACTACCAGTACGCCGACAGTACGATCGTCGAAACGGCTTTGCGGGTGGATGCCGAGGGGAATTTATCGCCCTACCCCACCGAGCCAAATTATAAGGTTACTTATCGTTTGAACAGCGAGGGCCTTGTTTATGAGGAATTTGTGGAAGGAACTGTCATCTGGGGAAGCGAAACCACCTTGCTAAGCCGGTATACTTACGAAAATGGGAACGTTGTGAAAGTAGAGACCACAGATGCAAATGGACAGCCAGTGAGCACATTGCACTATGAATACGACGACAAAGTCAATCCATTTTACAAGTGGACCTACATGTATGATCCCGTGCTTCATTGCAGCCGGAATAATATCGTCAGCGCCCGAACCAGTCAAAGTCAGCCCCAGCGAACCGAATATACTTATAATGAACAAGGGCTGCCGCTCACGAAAAAAAATGTGACGCAAGGGGCGGTGCTCACTTACGATTATGAAACTTTTGATAAGTAAATAATAAGGTTCGATTCAAATAAAATGCCGTCCCGGATTATTCAGGACGGCATTTTATTTGACAGGCCGATAAATGTCAGTTCATTAATGGTTATTTCAATTTAACTTGAAGTGAAATACCAACCTGGTAAGGTCTGTATTTCCAGGTTTGCCGCGCAACTTCTCGTTGTATAAAGCTATATTCTCCGTAAGGCCCGATTTCAAGCTGGACGCCGGGCGATTGATAAATTTGCCTGTAAAAACCAACATTTCCCCAAACCAGACTTTGTCGATCAGGCATTACCAATGTATATTCCGCACCGACATTTAGACTATAACCTTTTAGAATTTGTTTCGGCATCGTGATTTTTTGCTGAATTCCGATTCCCAGCAAATGGGAGCGATCGTCTTCCACATGCTTTTTCCCAATTCGATGCATCTGGTACTGATGCCCGCCAATATTCGAAGCTACCACCTGATTGGTACCAATTTCATATTCATTCCAGCTCCTCAGATAGGTGTAGTTTAGCAAGATCCGTGAATGTTTTTTTTCTAATCCTACCGTCACTTTATAGGATAACGACCTGGAAGACAACAATGGAGCAAACCGGAAGTTTTGAATTTTCTCCGTCGTCGATTGGCTCAGATTAACAAGTTGGAAAGTTTGTAAAACGGAAGTAGAAAAAATACCTTTGACACCCCGCAAAATTCCCGGCTTTTTCCTGATTTCATTGGAAGCAATGGGAAGTAGTGGTATAGCTAGGTTTGCAAACGAAGTATTCAAATGGATAGAGTCAATGGAAGATAAGGTTGCATAATCGGTTTCATCAAAATAGGATTTCCCGGATTTGTATTCTGATACGGGCGTTTCTTTCAAATCAACTTCTGGATTGGCACCGGCAATTTGTGCTAGAACTTTTGAGGAATTCTCTTTCTTAGGATTCAGGGTGAATGTCGTTTTGCTTTTTTGTAATAAGCTGTCTTTATTACTTTCTGAGTTCCCTAAGTCATTTCCGAGAATATACGCTGTCTCAGCATTTATCCGGGATATTTTATTGGTGGATATCTTTTTGCTTTTCATCAACATTCCCTGATCGCCCTTACGATCAAACATGATATAACCAATAATAAATACAAACAGGAGAAGCATTCCGCCTGCTCTCGGAATCCAGTAAATCAGCCTGGACGAATCGTCCAGAGTGGCGAAAACGTTTTTACGTACCCGGTCATTTACCGGTGCTTTAAAACCTTCAAATCTCTGCTGTAACTTCCTGCTAAGTTCTTTATCAGCTTCTTCTTCCGGCGAATTCATCATATTCAATGCCTGATTCTTGTAATTTCTTGATTAGTAAGGTGCGGCCGCGTTGCAGCTGTGATTTGGACGTCCCTTCTGCAATGGACAAAATATTTGCAATTTCCGCGTGTGTGTATCCGTCGATCAGATACAAATTGATAACGGTGCGATAGCCATCCGGCAGGCTCTTGATAACCCCCAGCAAAAGCTCGAAGTCCAGCTGCTCAATGACCCGGAATGATTCATCGATACCAATTAAATTCTCTGAATTTTCGATAGACGAATGCAGTAGTTCCCTTTTTGTTGTCTGATGATAATAGTTAATAGCCGTCCTGATGACCACCGACTTAACCCATCTATCGACGGACTCCGGCTGTTTGATATTTTGAATATTTTTGAAAATCCGGATAAATGATTCCTGCAAAATATCGTCGGCCTCAGCATCTGTTCTGGCATATCTGACACAAACCCCTTTGAGGCTGTTTTTATATCGTTCGTAAAAAACATTTTGTGCCCGCCGCTCTTCCCGCTGACATCCTTCGACCAATTGGGTAAGAGAAGCGTATCCACGCCATTTAAATAATTTCATTCGGTTTCACATTCAATCCAGGCCGACAGATAGGATTATTTTAAAATTGTCACTCAAAACACCGTAGATACATAATTGCGGAATAAAGGTTTCGCATTTGCATCGAAAACAATAATCCAGCTTTGTAACTTTTCCGGCATTTCATTTACTTCATTCACCGTCAAATGGTAACTCTTGATACCGTCCATTTCATTTGCAACTAACCTGTCAATTTTCCCTTGGAAACCAAAGTCGTTATTCACATTAGCCTTACTAATAAATGCTGTGATGTTTTCCGGATAATCGCGCGTATCATTAATCCAGAGTGGTTGATCGGAGCCGGCTATTAGCTGACCATCCCCATTAAAAAAGAGCGGATAGTACGCCCGGTCTACACGTATATAAACCTGATATAGTTTTGAATCCCGGGCGTCTGTTAAAACATTTGCCCAGGAGAATTGAAGTCCCTTTCGCTGTAAGTATTGCGGTATCGCATCAGGCAGGTCGCCTGATTCAAGCGTTGTAAAATTAGAAATGCCAGGCAACATCGAAATGTCATACCCGATCCGCTGTCCGCGTACCGCAGACGACCATTTCAACAGATACGGCTGGCCTTTCCAGGTATAGTCAGCCAAATACCTGTGGATATAATTGAAACTGGTATCGGGAATTGTGTTATATGTTTCCTCCTTCCAATCCGCGAAAGTGCCTCCTGTCAGGCCGCTTTCAGCAATGAGGTTTTTCAAACTATCCGGCACGTCTGTTGCGGCAAGCCGGTATGCGACTTTTACATTTTTGGGGCTTAAAATCAGGTTATATTTCACAGCACGCGATTCCAGCTCCGCATTCCAGATTTTACCAGTCAAAATTTCCGTAAAAACCACATTCTGAGGACTTTCGTATATCGATTCCACGACCTGCATCATGCCGGAGGGGAGCAGCGGATCGGCAGGCGCGGGGTCTGTAACGGCGTTACAGCTACTCAGCGCAGCCGCAGCACAAAGCGAATAAAGAAGGACTTTCATAGGAGGATGTGTTACCTGGACAAAAGATGAGAAGGAGAAAAAGGGATATTAAGTCATTAAAACTTTATCGATTACATGCACCACACCATTGGTTGCAAGGATATTGGTAGCTGTAATGTTAGAAGCACCACTCGATTTTCCTACCACTTTGGCACCGCCGGACAAATTAAATGTCAATGTCCCGCTGGTATTCGCTGTCGTTACCGGGCCGGTTACATTGGGCAGGTCGGTGGAAAATACGCGGCTTGGGATCACGTGATATAGCAAAACATTGGTGAGCAGCGTCTTGTTGGCGATCAGGGCAGCTTTGGGAGTTGTTTTGTATACTTCCCGGAATGCTGCGTTGGTCGGCGCGAAAACGGTCAGTCCGCTTGCGGCTGAACCCAGGGAGGTTGCCACGGCCGGGTCGGCTGCCAACACCAGGGAAACGAGCTCGGAGAAAGTTGTATCGCCCTGTGCCACCTGCACCAGCGTTTTGCTTGGAGGCATGATCACATTGTCGATGACATGAATCACTCCATTGTCCGCGGCCACATCGGTACTCACCACTTTGATCTTCCCGTTGATGAATACACCATCCGCATTTTTGGACAGGTAAATGTCATTGTTTGCATTTAAAGTTTTCGCTGTCCCGCTCTTCACATCTGCGGCTTTCACGGTCCCGTTGAGCACGTGCGAAGTAAGAATCGGCGTGAGCGCATCTTTGGACAAACCATCCAGACTCGTGACGCCTGCCTTCGTAAATGCCGCATTATTCGGTGCAAAAACGGTATACGGGCCGGTGCCTTGCAGGGTGCCCGCCAGCTCCGCCTTCGTGAGCGCGGCTACCAGCGTAGAAAATTGCGGATCGGCCGCGGCGACGGCAGGGATCGTTTTGACAACAGGATCTATCGGAGCGTCATCATCGTCGTCATCGTTACAGGCAGATAGCGAAAAGGCCACAAGGGCGGCGAACAAGCAGGTTTTTAGTAATTGTTTGTGAGGTACTTTTTTCATGAGTGTTAGTTTTTTTTGAACTGTGTTGATCAATGCATTCAGCTATTTTATCCAGCCTTATGCACTGAGACAGGTCAAAGAAAAAGGCGGTTGCATGCATCGCCGAAAACCACCAGTTTTTTTTGAGACCAACACTCACGAAGCAATCACTAACCCGCTGCGCAAACTTTTTACCAGGCACACTGGCCGGCACCGAACGCCGCCGCGATTCTCTGTGAGATGGGGACAGGTGGGACTGGCACAAGCTTTTATAGCAATATGATTAATCCCGCAAATGGGAGGATATGTGACCACATATGCACAAAAACACGGAGAAAATTGCCCTCATAGGCGCCGGGCCGAGCTGCCTGTATTTGTTGAAACACCTGCTTACCCTGGAAAAGGAGCTGGTTATTGAAATTTTTGAAAAGACAGGCATCGTTGGGGCAGGCATGCCTTACAGCCCGCAAGGGGCTACGAACGAACACATTACCAATGTATCCGGCAACGAGATACCGCCGCTGGTAGTGCCGCTCGCCCGCTGGCTTGATGAAATGGCCGGCCGCTTGCCCGAACAGTTCGCCATCGACCGCGACAACTTTTCGCAATACCATGTGGTGCCGCGGTTGCTTTTGGGTAAATACCTGACAGATCAGTTTAAGCAGCTGGTAGAAAAGGCCGGTTCCAATGGCAAGACCGTTAAAGTACACCTCAACACGGAGATCACGGATCTAACCGACTGCCACGAGGATGGAAAGGTGGAGCTCACATTGCATTCGGGCAAGAAGATGGCCTTTGACTATGCCGTCGTTTGCTCGGGGCACCGCTGGCCGAAAGCTGGCGAAAGCAGCCGGAAAGGCTACTTTTTGTCGCCCTACCCGCCTGCCAAGCTCGCGCTAAAAGTAAACCACGCGGTAGCTGTCAAAGGCTCTTCGCTCACGGCCATTGATGCCATCCGCACGCTGGCGCGGAACAACGGCACCTTCGAATGGGAAGGTGACAAGCTGCGGTTCATCGTGGCGGAGGGAAGCGAAAAGTTCAAGATCATGATGCATTCCCGGAACGGACTGCTGCCAGCAATCCGGTTCCATTTGCGCCAGTCGGAACTTTCGCAGGATTCGCTGCTGACCGACGCCGAAATCGAGGATAACAAGCGCGAAAACGGCGGCTTCCTATCGCTCGACTTCGTTTTTGACCATAATTTCAAAAGGCGTTTTCAAAAAAGCGATCCGGCATTGTATAAGCGGATCAAGGATCTGAATGTTGAATCTTTTGTGGAGCTCGTGATGTCCATGCGCGAGGATAAGCCGCCTTTCAAATTGTTCCGTGAGGAATATGAAGAGGCGGCCGAGTCGATCGACCGGCGCAAGTCGATTTTCTGGAAAGAAATGCTGGCGGAGCTCAGCTTTACGATGAATTATCCTGCCAAATACCTTTCAGCAGAGGACATGCTCCGGCTGAAAAACGTGCTTATGCCGCTGGTTTCGATCGTGATCGCATTTGTGCCGCAGTCGTCCTGCGACGAGCTGTTTGCCCTTCACGATGCGGGCCGGCTGGACATCATTTCCGTTGGGCAGGAAAGCCGCGTGGAGCCGCTGAAAGAAGGCGGCATACGCTACCATTATACCGACGAACAGGGCGGCAAGAAGCATGCGAAACACTACCAAACCTATGTGGACTGTTCGGGACAGCCGCATTTATCGATGGAAGATCTGCCGTTTCCGGGGTTGCTCCGCAGGAAATCGGTGAGCCAGGCCGTACTGCGGTTCAAATCAAAAGAAGAGGCCGAAAAGCTGATTAAAGAGGGGAACAAGTTTATAATCAGCAACGATAACGGCGACCATTTTCTGAAAGTTTCGGGCATCACGATCACCGACCATTTCCAGATTGTGAACGAATACGGCATCCCTAACGAACGCATTTACATTATGGCCGTACCGTACATCGGCGGCTACAATCCCGATTATTCGGGCCTCGATTTCTGCGAACAGGCCTCGCGGTGCATCGTGGAGAAGCTGGGCCAGGTGTTCGACGCCCGCCACCCGCCGCTGCACGCGGAATGCTGACCAACCCAAACGACAAGACCTTGCAAACAGCGTATTTGTCCCAAATATGGATTTACCCCGTAAAATCCCTGGCCGGAACCCGGGTGCCGGTGGCGCACGCGGGATGTTCGGGGTTGCAGCATGACCGGCAATGGATGGTAACCGACGCCGGGGGCCATGCCCTTACACAGCGCGACATTCCCGGCATGGCGCCGCTGCGCGCCTCAGTGACGGCGAACGGCTTGGAAATGGCATCCATCCATGAAATGGGCGACAAAGTCATCGTGCCGTTTTCAACCCGGATGGGGCCGCAAATGCAAGTGAAAGTCTGGAACGACCGTGTCTATGCGCATTGCCCGAGCCAGATCGCCAACCAATGGCTGAGCGAAAGGCTCGGCCAGGAAGTGAAACTCGTTGCCATGCATCCCGATATTTCAACCAGGACCTACGACGTACCCCGGCATCCGTCCGGCGCATTGAGCTTTGCCGACGACTTTCCCTACCACCTGATTGGTCAGTCGTCTGTTGACGACCTGAATGCACGGTTGGACGAAGAGGTCACGATACAACGCTTTCGTGCCAACTTCGTCATCGCCGGCCTGGCGCCTTACGGCGACGACCTGCTCGGTACATTCACAATGGGCGACGCCGCATTTGCATCCATTTCCCCCTGCGAGCGCTGCGTGATGGTGAACATCGAACCCGGTTCCGCTAAAAAAGGCCGCCAGCCATTAAAAACGCTTTCAACCTATCGCCGGCAGGGTAATAACATTACTTTCGGACAAAACCTGATCGCGATCCGCGAAGGGATCGTCCGCGAAATGGATCAGATTTTAATGCATTGATACTTACTTTTATGCAAAACCAAACAGGAAAACTATGAATGATATTCATTTTATCATTTCATTATTCGTTTTGGGTAATACTTTAAAAACTTCAACTTATTGACCATAAACTGATAGAGCTCTTCATGCGCCCTAATTAATCTTTATGCTAATGCCGCGTATCGTTTGCCAGCCTTCCTTATCTGTTAGCCTGATCATAAAATGGTAATCGCCGGGGTCAATGTCAGCAGGAACATCGATTTGCTGGTTTGCTACATGCATTTTCTGATTTTCAGGTATGTCGTAGTTTTGATAAAAAGGAACGGCTTCACCGGCTTTTTTACAGGGTCTGAATTACAGTCATTCACCTCTGTACTATGCGTATGGTGATCGAAATTGTGGTGAATATCCAGGCTGTATGAACCGAGCTGTATATTATCTGTGAAGGTGGCCTGGAACGCAAGCTTCTCGCCTCTTTTGAGCACGCTGCATTGCACTGGAAAAGTACCGTCCGCATTCACATCGGTAACCGGATATTCAGTATCTATAACCGGCTCGTCCTTGTCGCAGCTGCCGGACAGCAAAACAATAATGGCAAATACCGGCAATAGCTTAATTCTTCTCATAGCATTAAAAACAGGAGCCGTACTTCTGGCTCCGTGCGGTTTTTAGTTATAATCAATCGTAAATGGAATTGACTTATGGATGGTCTTATTGTGGGTTGTATTCTGGTAAATCACAACCATATTGAATTCTCCGCTTTCCCAGGCTTTCGCTCCGTTGATCACATTTTTGCCCGGTGCATTGTTATCCTTTTCGGAGCCTATAATCAGGTCGGGAATTGCCCGGATTACCGTAAATGTTTCCATATCGAATTCCGCATTGCCAAAATCAAAAATGCTTTGCTCATTTTTATGTTCATGGACATCATACACAATCGCTTTATTTAAATCCACTTCTTCAATGGTCCGGGGATTGTAGTTTGCCGACTTTTTAATGAGCAGCAGATACAATTTGCCATCGCCTTTCACAAAAGAAATATTGGCTTGCACTGGCGTAGGCCGTTCGGGCGGCACAATGCGGTTTTGGCTGGCGGCAAAACGACAGTCGATCGTGAAATAAGCCCCGCTGACCAGTCCATTCCAGGAAGGTTCGTAAGTCAGACTGGCCAGTGCAGAAGCCGGCGGCGCGAAAGGTAACCCGTAACCACGTTTCAGGCCGGAGAGCTGTTTGCTGTACAGGTATTCGCCAGCGACGCCTGCCCGCCAATATTTAAGGAAATGATATTCGGCTTGCAGCTCCGAGCCGTAGCGCATCACGCGGCTCTGCGCGTAGTTAAAAACCTGGTTTCCAGCTCCATAAAAATAGTCGTGGCCCGAAGTTGGGTTTAGGTAAATGTAGTTGGGGAAATAATTAAAAAACGGACTGATCTGCACCGTTAGGTCCTCCTCTAAGCCCAAACCCAGATCCAGCTGGTAGGACTTTTCCGGTGACAATCCGGGGTCGCCCTTTTCATACCTGAAATAGTGGTAGTTCACCCCGTTCGCCGCCAGCTCCTTCGCGATCCGCCGCCGGGCCTTTGATCACCTCTACCCTGCCGGCTGCAAACTGATCAATTTCCAAGGCATGGTCTGCGCCCCACTGTTGCCCCCTCATGCCGCACGCCGTTTTCAACAACAACGACCTGATTAAACCCCAATCCGCGTATCAAAGGCTTGGAGCCTCCCGAGCCAATGCCGATCGTTTTGATGCCCGGCAGTTTTTCCAGCGACTGCATCAGGCTCCCTCCCAGGTTCCG includes:
- a CDS encoding RICIN domain-containing protein, which translates into the protein MAFKPLGKQHYYLIAKHSGKALGFSSDTLGNGLRQMALDPNNNLQKFRFDPGNNFHWLVMPHYGRYVAVHDSSQADGVPVILWQWAPTQENIRFRLEPAGGGYYRIKAVHSEKFFDVYLAKTTDDAGVVQHSLMASENQLFKPVPVIDQAVGANATSYAEVNELIRTGALGLIGLIPDGGGALKFLVGLFWTEHNKLADLWDQMKSYVDVRVRELLKEAQLKQLREMLAGQLKVLNEIKNSPGLKGTKLEDVILKIVEKEPHFLEQSKEVLPYMVGLGTIMITLRHMMVANYKDLFGKDPDQETLDSNKAKLRSSIKEYSDAVNKSKVELLEWRMSHIKDRNDDQQAGVGWTSTVRDTYDGWSMEWHIYENGNGDEDYKVRAQTLCNSAETRLGLNMNVN
- a CDS encoding jacalin-like lectin, with protein sequence MNEFLRAAKFWPYFDPASTTYRETVIKKEVGSFGGPYSHNPFTGVDGQPITKIIAHSNNASTLCGLEVFYDGRSSGLKGARGTNSSSIVLEEGEYITSVYGYLRNIIEGVWFTTQKGNTVGAGNRAPHYARHLFCADIADSFNPKLAKISGSYNGDTIEHLTFHWEYID
- a CDS encoding RNA polymerase sigma factor, coding for MKLFKWRGYASLTQLVEGCQREERRAQNVFYERYKNSLKGVCVRYARTDAEADDILQESFIRIFKNIQNIKQPESVDRWVKSVVIRTAINYYHQTTKRELLHSSIENSENLIGIDESFRVIEQLDFELLLGVIKSLPDGYRTVINLYLIDGYTHAEIANILSIAEGTSKSQLQRGRTLLIKKLQESGIEYDEFAGRRS
- a CDS encoding fasciclin domain-containing protein yields the protein MKKVPHKQLLKTCLFAALVAFSLSACNDDDDDDAPIDPVVKTIPAVAAADPQFSTLVAALTKAELAGTLQGTGPYTVFAPNNAAFTKAGVTSLDGLSKDALTPILTSHVLNGTVKAADVKSGTAKTLNANNDIYLSKNADGVFINGKIKVVSTDVAADNGVIHVIDNVIMPPSKTLVQVAQGDTTFSELVSLVLAADPAVATSLGSAASGLTVFAPTNAAFREVYKTTPKAALIANKTLLTNVLLYHVIPSRVFSTDLPNVTGPVTTANTSGTLTFNLSGGAKVVGKSSGASNITATNILATNGVVHVIDKVLMT
- a CDS encoding FAD/NAD(P)-binding protein, with the protein product MHKNTEKIALIGAGPSCLYLLKHLLTLEKELVIEIFEKTGIVGAGMPYSPQGATNEHITNVSGNEIPPLVVPLARWLDEMAGRLPEQFAIDRDNFSQYHVVPRLLLGKYLTDQFKQLVEKAGSNGKTVKVHLNTEITDLTDCHEDGKVELTLHSGKKMAFDYAVVCSGHRWPKAGESSRKGYFLSPYPPAKLALKVNHAVAVKGSSLTAIDAIRTLARNNGTFEWEGDKLRFIVAEGSEKFKIMMHSRNGLLPAIRFHLRQSELSQDSLLTDAEIEDNKRENGGFLSLDFVFDHNFKRRFQKSDPALYKRIKDLNVESFVELVMSMREDKPPFKLFREEYEEAAESIDRRKSIFWKEMLAELSFTMNYPAKYLSAEDMLRLKNVLMPLVSIVIAFVPQSSCDELFALHDAGRLDIISVGQESRVEPLKEGGIRYHYTDEQGGKKHAKHYQTYVDCSGQPHLSMEDLPFPGLLRRKSVSQAVLRFKSKEEAEKLIKEGNKFIISNDNGDHFLKVSGITITDHFQIVNEYGIPNERIYIMAVPYIGGYNPDYSGLDFCEQASRCIVEKLGQVFDARHPPLHAEC
- a CDS encoding MOSC domain-containing protein, with translation MLTNPNDKTLQTAYLSQIWIYPVKSLAGTRVPVAHAGCSGLQHDRQWMVTDAGGHALTQRDIPGMAPLRASVTANGLEMASIHEMGDKVIVPFSTRMGPQMQVKVWNDRVYAHCPSQIANQWLSERLGQEVKLVAMHPDISTRTYDVPRHPSGALSFADDFPYHLIGQSSVDDLNARLDEEVTIQRFRANFVIAGLAPYGDDLLGTFTMGDAAFASISPCERCVMVNIEPGSAKKGRQPLKTLSTYRRQGNNITFGQNLIAIREGIVREMDQILMH
- a CDS encoding TonB-dependent receptor domain-containing protein → MNYHYFRYEKGDPGLSPEKSYQLDLGLGLEEDLTVQISPFFNYFPNYIYLNPTSGHDYFYGAGNQVFNYAQSRVMRYGSELQAEYHFLKYWRAGVAGEYLYSKQLSGLKRGYGLPFAPPASALASLTYEPSWNGLVSGAYFTIDCRFAASQNRIVPPERPTPVQANISFVKGDGKLYLLLIKKSANYNPRTIEEVDLNKAIVYDVHEHKNEQSIFDFGNAEFDMETFTVIRAIPDLIIGSEKDNNAPGKNVINGAKAWESGEFNMVVIYQNTTHNKTIHKSIPFTIDYN